A window of Bacteroidota bacterium contains these coding sequences:
- a CDS encoding DUF4290 domain-containing protein — translation MEYNTELPHLVISEYGRNIQKMVDHALTIADKEERNRVARAIIDVMGQLNPHLRDVNDFKHKLWDHLFIISKFQLDVDSPYPKPSRETFETKPEMLSYPSNHIRYKHYGKNLENMIAKAKAMEDGDMRNAFVEAIANQMKKSYMNWNKDSVGDDVILEQLGLLSKGELRLRENVRLQAGEYIAARPQPTRNDNNKKRKFMNNGKQKNRNNGGGDKKKY, via the coding sequence ATGGAATACAATACGGAATTACCGCACTTAGTTATTTCTGAGTACGGACGAAACATTCAAAAAATGGTGGATCATGCTCTAACGATTGCCGACAAGGAAGAACGCAACCGAGTAGCACGAGCCATAATTGATGTAATGGGCCAATTAAATCCACACTTGCGTGATGTAAATGATTTTAAGCACAAATTGTGGGATCACCTTTTTATTATTTCTAAATTTCAGTTGGATGTGGATTCACCTTATCCAAAACCTTCAAGAGAAACATTTGAGACCAAGCCCGAAATGCTGAGTTATCCGAGCAATCATATCCGCTACAAGCATTACGGCAAAAACCTCGAAAATATGATTGCCAAAGCGAAAGCTATGGAAGATGGCGACATGCGCAATGCTTTTGTGGAAGCCATCGCCAACCAAATGAAAAAATCTTACATGAACTGGAATAAAGATTCAGTAGGAGATGATGTCATATTGGAGCAACTTGGGCTTTTATCAAAAGGTGAATTACGCTTGCGCGAGAACGTACGTTTACAAGCAGGAGAGTACATTGCCGCTCGGCCTCAACCTACGCGAAACGACAACAATAAGAAGCGTAAATTCATGAATAACGGCAAACAAAAAAACCGTAACAACGGGGGTGGCGACAAAAAGAAATACTAA
- a CDS encoding DUF1801 domain-containing protein: MAELKTKKTESSVNDFLLKIEESTKQKDAFSLVALMEKATKAKAKMWGPAIIGFGDKRIKYENGRELDWFIMGFSPRKQNFALYISGAVDKQQALLKKLGKHKTGKGCLYLTKLEEVDLTVLKEIIQKGI, from the coding sequence ATGGCTGAATTAAAAACAAAAAAAACGGAAAGCAGTGTAAACGATTTCTTGCTTAAAATTGAGGAATCGACTAAACAAAAGGACGCTTTTTCATTAGTAGCACTCATGGAAAAAGCTACCAAAGCCAAGGCTAAAATGTGGGGCCCGGCCATCATTGGCTTTGGTGATAAACGCATAAAATATGAAAATGGACGTGAACTCGATTGGTTCATCATGGGTTTCTCACCACGCAAACAAAATTTTGCATTGTATATCAGCGGAGCAGTAGATAAGCAACAAGCACTTTTAAAAAAATTAGGCAAACACAAAACCGGTAAAGGTTGTTTGTACCTCACTAAACTGGAAGAAGTGGATTTAACTGTTTTGAAAGAAATTATTCAAAAAGGTATTTGA
- a CDS encoding dihydrofolate reductase — MNKKLNVLIPSAFLITALFAGCGGDAKKESNEQAKTTEATTTTEIMADRFADVQVLRYDIPGFSELSLQQKQLAYYLYEAGLCGRDIFYDQKYKHNLTIRKTLETILSTYSGDKNSADYAKFLEYSKRVFFSDGIHHHYSNDKLMPEFTVDYFKELISKSDNAKLPLEGMKVEEFIAMLQPILFDPKMDAKGVDLSANTDNVKASASNFYDGVTQKEVEAYYAGMIQKDVKEQPSWGLNSKVLKENGKLTEKVWKSGGMYGAAIDKIIYWLEKAVPVAENEVQKNTLEQLIKFYKSGDLKDFDNYSVSWVGDTASRVDVVNGFIEVYHDPMQKKGGYESIVSMKDMEATKRIAAIAKEAQWFEDHSTIADEHKKKNVKGISAKVITIISEVGDAAPATPIGINLPNAEWIRELHGSKSVSLSNIVYSYNYARAKSPLFDEFGLNKEVQERQAKYGPLSGDLHTDMHEVIGHASGQINKGVGTTDVTLKNYAGILEEARADLVGLYYIMDQKLVDLGVSPSLEVGKAQYDYYILNGMMTQLVRIKPGDNLEEAHMRNRQLNASWAFEKGKKDNVIEKVTQDGKTYFKINDYNKLRELFGQLLKEIQRIKSEGDFNAGKNLVETYGVKVDQALLTEVHTRMAKLSIAPYMGFIQPKLVPVMEGDKIIDVKVENNEGFIEQMLRYGKDYSFLPVKN, encoded by the coding sequence ATGAACAAAAAATTAAACGTATTAATTCCTTCGGCTTTCCTTATCACTGCTCTATTTGCAGGATGTGGAGGGGATGCTAAAAAGGAATCCAATGAACAAGCTAAAACTACTGAAGCTACCACAACAACCGAAATTATGGCCGATCGTTTTGCCGACGTGCAAGTGTTGCGCTACGACATTCCCGGATTTTCGGAGTTATCGCTACAGCAAAAACAATTGGCCTATTATTTATATGAGGCAGGATTGTGTGGACGAGACATCTTTTACGATCAAAAATACAAGCACAATTTGACCATTCGTAAAACTTTGGAAACTATTCTAAGTACCTATTCAGGTGATAAAAACAGTGCAGATTATGCCAAGTTTTTGGAATACAGCAAACGGGTGTTTTTTTCGGATGGGATTCATCATCACTATAGCAATGATAAGCTTATGCCTGAGTTTACAGTCGATTATTTTAAAGAGCTCATCAGCAAAAGCGACAATGCTAAGCTGCCTCTCGAAGGCATGAAAGTGGAAGAATTTATAGCCATGCTTCAACCCATATTATTTGACCCTAAAATGGATGCAAAGGGTGTGGATTTAAGTGCTAACACAGATAATGTAAAGGCATCGGCGAGTAATTTTTACGACGGTGTTACTCAAAAAGAAGTGGAAGCATATTATGCCGGTATGATTCAGAAAGATGTAAAAGAGCAACCATCTTGGGGATTAAACTCAAAAGTGTTAAAGGAAAATGGAAAGCTAACTGAAAAAGTATGGAAGAGCGGAGGAATGTATGGTGCAGCTATTGATAAAATTATTTATTGGTTAGAAAAAGCTGTTCCGGTTGCTGAAAATGAAGTTCAAAAAAATACTTTAGAGCAGCTGATTAAATTTTACAAAAGTGGCGATTTAAAGGATTTCGACAACTATTCGGTTTCCTGGGTAGGGGATACAGCTTCTCGAGTGGATGTGGTGAATGGATTTATTGAAGTATATCATGACCCAATGCAAAAGAAAGGCGGCTATGAGTCTATTGTTTCGATGAAAGATATGGAGGCTACTAAACGCATTGCTGCTATAGCAAAGGAAGCGCAATGGTTTGAAGATCATTCTACTATTGCCGACGAACATAAAAAGAAAAATGTAAAAGGTATTTCGGCAAAAGTGATTACTATTATTAGCGAAGTTGGCGATGCTGCACCGGCAACTCCCATAGGAATTAATCTTCCCAATGCAGAGTGGATTCGTGAATTGCATGGCTCTAAATCGGTTTCCTTGAGTAATATTGTGTATTCCTACAATTATGCACGCGCCAAAAGCCCGCTGTTTGATGAATTTGGATTAAATAAGGAAGTGCAAGAACGCCAAGCAAAATATGGCCCACTTAGTGGTGATTTGCATACCGATATGCACGAAGTGATTGGACATGCCTCCGGACAAATTAATAAAGGCGTTGGAACCACAGATGTTACCCTTAAAAATTATGCTGGTATTTTGGAAGAAGCGCGTGCCGATTTGGTTGGCTTGTATTATATAATGGATCAAAAACTGGTGGATCTAGGAGTTAGTCCATCACTTGAAGTGGGCAAAGCGCAATACGATTACTATATATTAAATGGTATGATGACACAATTGGTGCGCATTAAACCGGGCGATAATTTAGAAGAAGCACACATGCGCAACCGTCAGCTAAATGCATCATGGGCTTTTGAAAAGGGAAAAAAGGACAATGTAATTGAAAAGGTTACTCAAGATGGTAAAACCTATTTCAAAATTAACGATTACAACAAATTGCGTGAGTTGTTTGGTCAATTGCTTAAAGAAATTCAACGCATTAAATCGGAAGGTGACTTTAATGCCGGAAAAAATTTGGTAGAAACGTATGGTGTAAAAGTAGATCAAGCTTTGTTGACAGAAGTGCATACCCGTATGGCCAAATTGAGTATAGCGCCGTACATGGGCTTTATTCAGCCTAAATTGGTGCCTGTTATGGAAGGCGATAAAATTATAGATGTGAAAGTTGAAAACAACGAAGGCTTTATTGAACAAATGCTTCGTTATGGAAAGGACTATAGTTTTTTACCGGTGAAGAACTAA
- a CDS encoding DUF1736 domain-containing protein, with translation MKKKQKAKLPQPDPSAITVAETTQSSARNYLKEYLFITALAFTNFGASIFNKYALDDYIVLVKNTFVQRGFAGISKILSKDTFAGMTDANLMVLSGGRYRPLSLVTFAIENQFFDNNPGLSHFINVLLYALTGIVLLHVLVRIFSGNNLLALCTTVLFMVLPIHSEAVINIKGRDDIMCFLFFLMAVICLFKYVDSTKLIWFISATLLYFLSLLSKETALTFVLIFPLLLYYFSPLKATKIIQTSLGFIAGMLLFLALRYAATHDNGAIPSNDIFNNPFAFMNGEQHYATIFLTWLIYLKLIFYPLHLSYDYNFNQIPATTFSDWRVILSLVIYTGGLVLALFLFRKKSIYSFAILFFGITFSILSNLFFNIGAPIAERFMYMSSLGICIAVIKFLMDVVDRFSTSAPSAKKYTPVLVLVGLIVIGSAYLNIARCADWEDSNTLFIADVKNVPQNSKANLNASLAYLKLSEDSINKTHNAAMLDSAKKYIEKALAIYPARADGYLNMGVIYSWKDNFDSAEVWWDRARNIEPNSATLKGYEKVLSDHYYKKGLKKGVDKDFAGSIADLQHAYRYDTLNAALTYNLGGAFYTVKEYEKAKLFWKKTLRLDPNNQGAIGGLNALRYTLRGK, from the coding sequence GTGAAGAAAAAACAAAAAGCAAAGCTGCCTCAGCCTGACCCAAGCGCTATTACTGTAGCGGAAACCACGCAATCCTCCGCAAGGAATTACCTAAAAGAATACCTGTTCATTACCGCACTTGCTTTTACAAATTTTGGAGCCTCTATCTTTAATAAATACGCCTTAGATGATTACATTGTTCTGGTAAAAAACACTTTTGTGCAAAGAGGATTTGCCGGAATTTCAAAAATTTTGAGCAAAGACACTTTTGCAGGAATGACGGATGCCAATCTTATGGTGCTCTCCGGTGGGCGCTATCGGCCTTTGAGCCTGGTAACTTTTGCCATCGAAAATCAGTTTTTTGACAACAATCCCGGCTTATCTCACTTTATTAATGTACTGCTTTATGCACTTACTGGCATTGTCTTGCTGCATGTTTTAGTGCGCATATTCTCCGGAAATAACCTGCTTGCATTGTGCACAACCGTATTATTTATGGTACTTCCCATACACAGTGAGGCGGTTATAAACATTAAAGGGCGCGACGATATTATGTGCTTCCTTTTTTTCCTAATGGCAGTTATTTGTTTATTCAAGTATGTGGATAGCACAAAATTAATATGGTTTATTTCAGCTACACTTCTTTATTTTCTGTCTTTACTCAGCAAGGAAACTGCTTTAACTTTTGTGCTGATTTTCCCGCTGCTGCTCTATTATTTCAGTCCTTTAAAAGCGACTAAAATTATACAAACCAGTTTAGGATTTATTGCCGGTATGTTGTTGTTTTTAGCCCTGCGCTATGCCGCCACCCACGACAATGGCGCCATTCCAAGTAACGATATATTTAACAATCCATTTGCATTTATGAATGGCGAACAACATTATGCAACTATTTTTCTAACCTGGTTGATTTATTTAAAACTGATTTTTTACCCATTGCACTTGTCTTACGATTATAATTTTAATCAAATACCAGCTACAACTTTTAGCGATTGGCGGGTAATTCTTTCGCTTGTAATTTATACAGGTGGCTTGGTTTTGGCGTTATTTCTATTCCGTAAAAAATCCATTTATTCTTTTGCTATTTTATTTTTTGGAATCACTTTTTCGATACTTTCTAATTTGTTTTTCAATATAGGTGCCCCAATAGCCGAGCGCTTCATGTATATGTCTTCCTTGGGCATTTGTATTGCGGTTATTAAATTTTTAATGGATGTTGTTGATCGCTTCAGTACAAGCGCACCATCAGCCAAAAAATATACACCGGTGCTTGTTTTGGTAGGCTTAATTGTAATTGGAAGCGCCTACTTAAATATAGCGCGCTGTGCCGATTGGGAAGACAGCAACACGCTTTTTATCGCCGATGTAAAAAATGTTCCTCAAAACTCAAAAGCGAACTTAAATGCTTCCTTGGCCTATTTAAAATTAAGTGAAGACAGTATTAATAAAACGCACAATGCGGCGATGCTTGATTCAGCTAAAAAGTATATCGAAAAAGCCTTGGCAATTTATCCGGCCCGTGCCGATGGATACCTTAATATGGGTGTAATTTATTCGTGGAAAGATAATTTCGACTCAGCAGAAGTTTGGTGGGACCGCGCGCGCAATATAGAGCCCAATAGCGCCACTTTAAAGGGCTATGAAAAAGTACTTAGTGATCACTATTATAAAAAAGGATTGAAAAAAGGTGTTGATAAAGATTTTGCAGGGAGCATTGCCGATTTGCAACATGCATACCGCTATGATACACTAAATGCTGCATTAACCTATAATTTGGGTGGAGCTTTTTATACCGTTAAAGAATATGAGAAAGCAAAACTGTTTTGGAAAAAAACACTGCGTCTCGATCCAAACAATCAAGGAGCAATAGGTGGTTTAAATGCTTTGAGGTATACCCTTCGCGGGAAATAA
- a CDS encoding CoA-binding protein: MKKTLVLGASTNRERYSFLAANKLVSHGHEIELLGKKKEELLGKTIETSPQEIKDIDTVTLYLNPKNQEAYFDYILGLKPKRIIFNPGTENPELEKLAESKGIETIEACTLVMLSTGQY, from the coding sequence ATGAAAAAAACACTTGTTTTAGGTGCTTCTACAAATCGGGAACGCTATTCTTTTTTAGCTGCCAATAAATTGGTGTCGCATGGCCATGAAATTGAGTTGTTGGGTAAAAAGAAAGAGGAGCTGCTGGGTAAAACAATCGAAACAAGTCCGCAAGAAATAAAAGATATTGATACGGTAACGCTTTATTTAAATCCCAAGAATCAAGAAGCCTATTTCGATTATATATTGGGTTTAAAGCCCAAACGAATCATCTTTAATCCGGGAACGGAGAATCCTGAACTTGAAAAATTAGCCGAAAGCAAAGGCATTGAAACAATTGAGGCCTGCACATTGGTAATGCTTTCAACTGGTCAATATTAA
- a CDS encoding nucleotide exchange factor GrpE produces MDSETQENVAENIENKSESTENSEKESAHEEQLPASAASEEEVLSEKLTEANDKFLRLYSEFDNFRKRTAREKIELSKTAGEDIFKTILPVLDDFERGIKAAEEASDVAAVKEGMNLIFQKFKNSLQQKGLAEMESKGLAFDADLHEAITNIPAPDDSMKGKVVDELEKGYTLNGKVIRFAKVVVGA; encoded by the coding sequence ATGGATAGCGAAACGCAAGAAAACGTGGCCGAGAATATTGAAAATAAATCCGAATCAACTGAAAATTCCGAAAAAGAGTCAGCTCATGAAGAGCAATTGCCGGCATCAGCAGCCAGCGAAGAAGAGGTATTATCAGAAAAATTGACTGAAGCAAATGATAAATTTTTGCGCTTATACAGCGAATTTGATAATTTTCGTAAGCGCACCGCCCGTGAAAAAATTGAATTGAGTAAAACTGCAGGAGAAGATATTTTTAAAACCATATTGCCTGTTTTGGATGATTTTGAAAGAGGAATTAAAGCAGCCGAGGAGGCAAGTGATGTAGCAGCTGTGAAGGAAGGTATGAACCTGATATTTCAAAAATTTAAAAATTCATTGCAACAAAAAGGACTTGCTGAAATGGAGAGTAAAGGCTTGGCTTTTGATGCTGATTTGCATGAAGCCATCACCAATATTCCTGCTCCCGACGATTCTATGAAAGGTAAAGTAGTTGATGAGTTAGAGAAGGGTTACACGCTGAATGGCAAGGTGATACGATTTGCAAAAGTTGTAGTGGGAGCTTAA
- the murA gene encoding UDP-N-acetylglucosamine 1-carboxyvinyltransferase, with product MSAFEIIGGQKLKGEIIPQGAKNEALQILCAVLLTPEKVTISNIPDIVDVNKLISLLGELGVKVERLGPEKYSFQADNVNIDYLNSPEFKKKGGGLRGSIMIIGPLLSRFGKGYIPKPGGDKIGRRRLDTHFIGFQKLGAKFEYDSNESFYKVEASNLKGCYMLLDEASVTGTANIIMAAVMAKGITTIYNAACEPYIQQLCKMLNRMGAKITGVGSNLLTIEGVEYLKGTEHTMLPDMIEIGSFIGLAAMTQSEITIKNVAYNELGVIPDTFRKLGIQLELRGDDIYIPSQEHYEIDTFIDGSILTIADAIWPGLTPDLLSIVLVVATQARGSILVHQKMFESRLFFVDKLIDMGAQIILCDPHRATVIGLDRKYKLRGISMASPDIRAGVSLLIAALSAEGKSIIHNIEQIDRGYQNIDTRLIQLGANIKRISFAK from the coding sequence ATGAGTGCATTCGAAATTATTGGCGGTCAAAAATTAAAGGGCGAGATTATTCCGCAAGGCGCAAAAAACGAAGCTTTACAAATTCTGTGTGCTGTGCTATTAACTCCCGAAAAGGTTACCATCAGCAACATTCCCGATATTGTGGATGTAAATAAATTGATTTCGCTTTTGGGAGAGTTGGGTGTGAAAGTGGAACGCTTGGGTCCTGAAAAATATTCGTTTCAAGCCGACAATGTGAACATCGATTATTTGAATTCGCCCGAATTTAAAAAGAAGGGTGGAGGCTTGCGTGGTTCCATTATGATTATTGGCCCATTGTTGTCGCGCTTTGGTAAAGGATATATTCCTAAACCGGGTGGCGATAAAATCGGACGACGAAGATTGGATACCCATTTTATTGGTTTTCAAAAATTGGGCGCTAAATTCGAATACGATTCCAATGAGAGTTTTTACAAAGTAGAAGCCTCTAATTTAAAAGGTTGTTACATGTTGCTGGATGAGGCTTCTGTAACCGGAACTGCCAATATTATAATGGCAGCCGTGATGGCAAAGGGCATAACCACCATATACAATGCAGCCTGCGAGCCTTACATTCAGCAATTGTGCAAAATGCTGAACCGTATGGGAGCAAAAATTACAGGTGTAGGTTCCAATTTGCTCACCATTGAAGGTGTGGAGTATTTGAAAGGAACGGAGCACACCATGCTTCCGGATATGATTGAAATTGGCAGTTTTATTGGCTTAGCGGCAATGACACAATCCGAAATTACCATTAAAAATGTTGCCTATAACGAATTGGGCGTGATTCCGGATACCTTTCGCAAACTGGGAATTCAATTGGAGTTGAGGGGCGATGATATTTATATTCCATCGCAAGAGCATTACGAAATTGATACCTTTATTGACGGTTCTATACTAACTATTGCCGATGCTATTTGGCCCGGTCTAACTCCGGATTTGTTGAGCATTGTGTTGGTTGTAGCTACACAGGCACGTGGTAGTATTTTAGTACATCAAAAAATGTTTGAGAGCCGTTTGTTTTTTGTAGATAAATTAATTGACATGGGGGCGCAAATTATTTTGTGCGATCCACACCGGGCTACAGTAATTGGTTTGGATAGAAAGTACAAATTAAGAGGCATCTCAATGGCTTCGCCTGATATTCGTGCAGGTGTATCCTTGCTAATTGCTGCCTTATCGGCCGAAGGAAAAAGCATTATTCACAACATTGAACAAATTGATAGAGGCTATCAGAATATTGATACACGATTAATTCAATTAGGAGCTAATATCAAGCGAATTAGCTTTGCAAAATAA
- a CDS encoding TlpA family protein disulfide reductase codes for MKKINAAILILAIAFVGFGFITSHTGSAPAIGLNIGNKAPELNFKSPDGKSYSLAKVNKGKIVLIDFWASWCGPCRMENPNVVKTYNTYKNSKFKNGKGFTVYSVSLDKSKEPWVAAIAKDKLAWEYHVSDLGFWQSEAARLYSVNSIPTNFLLDGDGVIVAKALRGAALDDELKKLLKE; via the coding sequence ATGAAAAAGATAAACGCAGCAATTTTGATTCTGGCCATTGCTTTTGTAGGCTTTGGATTTATTACAAGTCACACAGGAAGTGCACCTGCAATTGGTTTAAATATTGGCAACAAGGCGCCTGAATTAAATTTTAAAAGTCCTGATGGAAAGTCTTATTCCTTAGCCAAGGTAAATAAGGGCAAAATTGTACTTATCGATTTTTGGGCATCCTGGTGTGGTCCCTGCCGCATGGAAAATCCTAATGTGGTGAAGACTTACAATACCTATAAGAATTCGAAATTTAAAAATGGAAAGGGTTTTACCGTGTATAGTGTATCTTTAGATAAATCAAAAGAGCCTTGGGTAGCGGCTATCGCAAAAGATAAATTAGCTTGGGAATACCATGTGAGCGATTTGGGTTTTTGGCAATCGGAAGCTGCACGCTTGTATAGTGTAAATTCGATTCCTACTAATTTTTTACTTGACGGAGACGGTGTAATTGTTGCAAAAGCATTGCGTGGAGCTGCCTTAGATGATGAACTTAAAAAACTTTTGAAAGAGTAA
- a CDS encoding peptide MFS transporter — protein MQETQSLEAIQTFSGKYPKQLWYLFFSEMWERFCFYGMRGMLTVFMVTQLMMKDDVANLQYGATQAFVYAFTFIGGLFADKILGFRKSLFWGGILMIVGSCILAFNPHEFFFLGISFSIIGTGFFKPNISTMVGSLYKTNDSRRDAGFSLFYAGINVGALLGGYACITIAKNYSWNLAFGLAAIVMTISLLTFVFTQRSLGPIGLSPLQADANGKTKKWYEYATYIGSLLIIPIIMKMVAKTEYTDYFMYTIGPCTLIYIFYEMSKFSQAERKKLLAALVFIIFSILFWAFFEQSGGSLSLFAAGNLNDTVLGIKLDPNGVNNAANSLFVIIFAPILGLLWVWMSKRNSEPNTVVKFGFGFLFLALAFYVFYATRFFANEQGITSLDVFTLAYFVITFGELCLSPIGLSIMTKLSPKPLQGVMMGMWFLASAYGQYVAGILGAGMSVVKENATSTEKLIAYTDGYKQLAIYALVAGIVMIVISPLVKKLMQEVK, from the coding sequence ATGCAGGAAACTCAAAGCCTAGAAGCTATCCAAACCTTTAGCGGTAAATATCCCAAACAACTTTGGTATTTGTTTTTTAGTGAAATGTGGGAACGCTTTTGCTTTTACGGGATGCGCGGCATGCTCACCGTTTTTATGGTTACCCAATTGATGATGAAAGACGATGTGGCTAATTTGCAATATGGCGCCACACAAGCTTTCGTTTATGCCTTTACTTTTATTGGTGGTTTGTTTGCCGATAAGATTTTAGGCTTTCGCAAATCACTTTTCTGGGGAGGAATTTTAATGATTGTAGGAAGCTGTATACTGGCCTTTAATCCGCACGAGTTCTTCTTTTTAGGAATTAGTTTCTCCATTATCGGTACCGGTTTTTTTAAACCCAATATTTCCACCATGGTAGGTTCGCTTTACAAAACAAACGACAGTCGCAGAGATGCGGGCTTTTCGCTTTTTTATGCCGGCATAAATGTGGGCGCGCTCTTAGGCGGATATGCCTGCATCACCATCGCAAAAAACTACTCTTGGAATTTAGCTTTTGGTTTGGCTGCAATTGTTATGACCATCAGTTTGCTCACCTTTGTTTTTACCCAACGCAGTTTAGGTCCTATTGGTTTATCTCCTTTACAGGCAGATGCAAACGGGAAGACAAAAAAATGGTATGAGTATGCCACTTACATTGGCTCGCTGCTTATCATTCCCATCATTATGAAAATGGTAGCCAAGACCGAATACACCGATTATTTTATGTACACCATCGGACCTTGCACACTCATTTATATTTTTTACGAAATGTCAAAATTTTCGCAGGCCGAACGTAAAAAACTTTTGGCAGCACTTGTATTCATTATTTTCTCGATTTTGTTTTGGGCCTTTTTTGAACAAAGCGGCGGCTCACTGAGCTTGTTTGCTGCCGGCAATTTAAACGATACGGTGTTGGGAATTAAACTCGATCCGAATGGAGTAAACAATGCCGCCAATTCCTTATTCGTAATCATTTTTGCTCCAATTCTTGGTTTGCTTTGGGTATGGATGAGCAAGCGCAACAGCGAACCCAATACGGTAGTGAAATTTGGATTTGGTTTTTTATTTTTAGCACTCGCTTTCTATGTTTTTTATGCCACCCGTTTCTTTGCAAATGAGCAAGGAATAACTTCTTTGGATGTATTCACACTTGCATATTTTGTTATCACTTTCGGTGAGTTGTGTCTTTCACCCATCGGCTTATCCATAATGACCAAGCTTTCGCCCAAACCTTTGCAGGGGGTAATGATGGGCATGTGGTTTTTAGCTAGCGCTTACGGACAATATGTGGCCGGTATTTTAGGTGCAGGAATGAGTGTAGTAAAAGAAAATGCCACCAGCACCGAAAAACTCATTGCCTATACAGACGGTTACAAGCAACTGGCGATTTATGCATTAGTTGCAGGCATTGTGATGATTGTAATTTCGCCTTTGGTGAAAAAATTAATGCAGGAGGTAAAATAA
- a CDS encoding T9SS type A sorting domain-containing protein has protein sequence MIKISNQYITGGNTDSLTSGYGCLTIVKYDSLGRFTGLYNYYDTTDTYSSGSFRRTAQNSILASSLMKSGTHYYCKITEFDLNGNIVNLWYTPKAGELDTDSSIVTIINASLNSDSLYPKRTNFFNDTSVDYSSFVSPFSTFYDLLSDKIGNILACGTQNIFGREGCLSKSVKLGQIGIDEISTPISIEFFPNPSKESVHFHLDKLPISQGMYSVSIINSSSQIVRSVSTINSSDFTIDLYDLARGIYFFKITMNCNKIASGKLILN, from the coding sequence TTGATAAAGATTTCTAACCAATACATTACCGGAGGAAATACCGATTCGCTTACCTCTGGCTATGGCTGCTTGACAATAGTGAAATATGATTCTTTAGGCCGCTTCACAGGGCTTTATAACTATTATGATACAACCGATACTTATTCTAGTGGGTCTTTTAGAAGAACAGCTCAAAATTCAATCTTAGCAAGTTCATTAATGAAATCAGGCACTCACTATTACTGTAAGATAACAGAATTTGACTTAAATGGAAATATAGTTAACCTCTGGTATACTCCTAAAGCAGGTGAACTTGATACTGACAGCTCAATTGTCACTATAATCAATGCCTCTCTTAATTCAGATAGTCTTTATCCCAAAAGGACAAATTTTTTCAATGATACTTCAGTTGATTACAGTTCGTTTGTATCGCCCTTTTCGACCTTTTATGATTTGCTTTCGGATAAAATAGGAAATATTTTGGCTTGTGGCACTCAAAATATTTTTGGTCGCGAAGGTTGTCTGTCTAAGTCAGTCAAATTAGGACAGATTGGAATAGATGAGATATCAACTCCTATTTCAATTGAATTCTTTCCCAACCCTTCAAAAGAATCAGTTCATTTTCATTTAGATAAACTGCCAATTTCTCAAGGAATGTATTCTGTATCCATTATCAATTCATCAAGTCAAATTGTAAGATCCGTAAGCACAATTAATTCTTCAGATTTTACAATTGACTTATATGATTTAGCAAGAGGTATTTACTTTTTTAAAATAACTATGAATTGTAATAAAATAGCGTCAGGAAAATTAATTCTTAACTAA